The following are encoded in a window of Cloacibacillus sp. genomic DNA:
- a CDS encoding biotin--[acetyl-CoA-carboxylase] ligase: MAKTNDEATSRAMIFEMLMENPGEIIPSSLLTQKLSSSRQAVFKAVCALRDEGVPVESIPQRGYRLDGIEDLQKLSPTMIEYFLRGNPLFNRCIYMRETDSTQKVIKKLALQEAEAGVLALTERQSEGRGRRGRSWQSLDEKNLMFSMLLRPALKPGEVQLLNLAAGLAVKETLRELCGIPAELKWPNDILCRDRKLCGILSEASGEPDRIYYAVTGIGINVNMESADIPDDISAVATSVCIESGRQFARWKLLVEFLDRFAGFMSLLTSRGGAAKLLALYRTGCDTIGKDIRVMQDEEVFTGRATDITPEGALVVQTGEGEKIFAAADVHHLRMA; encoded by the coding sequence ATGGCAAAGACAAATGACGAGGCTACCAGCCGCGCAATGATATTTGAGATGTTGATGGAAAACCCGGGGGAGATAATCCCCAGCTCGCTGCTGACACAAAAGCTCTCATCTTCACGCCAGGCGGTATTCAAGGCCGTCTGCGCCCTCAGGGACGAGGGCGTCCCCGTTGAATCGATTCCGCAGAGGGGCTACCGCCTCGACGGGATAGAGGATCTCCAAAAACTCAGCCCGACGATGATAGAATATTTCCTGCGCGGCAATCCCCTTTTTAACAGATGTATTTATATGAGGGAGACGGACTCCACGCAGAAGGTGATAAAGAAGCTCGCGCTGCAGGAGGCCGAGGCTGGCGTCCTGGCGCTCACGGAGCGGCAGAGCGAGGGGCGCGGACGCCGCGGCAGAAGCTGGCAGAGCCTCGACGAGAAAAATTTGATGTTCTCCATGCTTTTGCGTCCGGCGCTGAAGCCTGGCGAGGTGCAGCTGCTCAACCTCGCCGCCGGACTCGCCGTTAAGGAGACGCTGAGGGAGCTCTGCGGCATTCCCGCGGAGCTGAAGTGGCCTAACGACATCCTCTGCCGCGACAGGAAGCTCTGCGGCATCCTCAGCGAGGCCTCAGGCGAGCCGGACCGGATATATTACGCGGTTACGGGCATCGGTATCAACGTCAATATGGAATCCGCCGACATCCCCGACGATATATCCGCAGTCGCCACCTCCGTCTGTATCGAAAGCGGAAGACAGTTTGCCAGATGGAAGCTGCTGGTGGAATTTCTCGACCGTTTTGCCGGTTTCATGTCCCTTCTTACCTCTCGCGGCGGCGCGGCGAAATTGCTCGCGCTTTACCGGACGGGCTGTGATACGATAGGGAAGGATATCCGCGTGATGCAGGACGAAGAGGTATTCACCGGCAGGGCGACGGATATCACGCCAGAGGGCGCGCTTGTCGTGCAGACCGGCGAGGGAGAAAAAATATTTGCCGCGGCGGATGTTCACCATTTGCGCATGGCATAA
- the selD gene encoding selenide, water dikinase SelD — protein MRLTERARTSGUAAKIAPAELDSILKDLPVFRSEELLASWNHGEDAALWKITDERIGILTIDFITPVVDDPKRFGEIAAANSLSDVYAMGGRPIIALNVVCFPTSCEPISVLQDILEGGARKIIEARAMLAGGHSVQDEEPKYGLVVFGEVDSDEMWTVGSAKEGDSLILTKPIGTGIAVTAIKAGLFSPENIEAAELNMARLNAVPPLLPKRLRMAVNACTDLTGFGLASHALDLASEGVSLEIDCARVPLLPGIAEMADMGLIPAGSYENKKYIGAKVVNDSPMGRFAEDIAFDPQTSGGLLLAVQPREAEEIAAILRENGFAETALIGRFVKGEEKLILK, from the coding sequence ATGAGGCTGACGGAACGCGCCCGCACAAGCGGCTGAGCTGCGAAGATAGCTCCGGCGGAGCTTGACAGTATATTAAAGGATCTTCCTGTCTTTCGTTCGGAGGAGCTGCTCGCCTCCTGGAATCACGGCGAGGACGCGGCGCTTTGGAAAATAACCGATGAGCGGATCGGGATATTGACGATCGATTTTATCACCCCGGTGGTCGACGACCCGAAGAGGTTCGGCGAGATCGCGGCGGCGAATTCTCTCAGCGACGTATACGCGATGGGCGGCAGGCCGATAATCGCGCTGAACGTCGTCTGCTTCCCCACCTCCTGCGAGCCGATCTCCGTGCTGCAGGATATCCTGGAGGGCGGCGCGCGCAAGATAATCGAGGCGCGGGCGATGCTGGCGGGCGGCCACAGCGTGCAGGACGAAGAGCCGAAATACGGGCTCGTCGTCTTTGGCGAGGTGGATAGCGACGAGATGTGGACCGTAGGCAGCGCCAAGGAGGGCGACTCGCTCATCCTTACAAAGCCGATAGGTACTGGGATTGCCGTCACGGCAATCAAGGCTGGACTCTTTTCACCGGAGAACATCGAGGCGGCGGAGCTGAATATGGCAAGGCTCAACGCGGTGCCGCCGCTGCTGCCCAAGAGGCTGCGTATGGCGGTAAACGCCTGTACGGACCTTACGGGCTTCGGACTGGCCAGCCACGCGCTTGACCTCGCCTCGGAGGGCGTCTCGCTGGAGATAGACTGCGCGAGGGTCCCGTTGCTGCCCGGGATAGCGGAGATGGCGGATATGGGGCTGATACCGGCCGGTTCCTACGAGAACAAGAAATATATCGGCGCTAAGGTCGTAAACGATTCGCCTATGGGACGTTTTGCCGAGGACATCGCCTTTGACCCGCAGACATCGGGCGGACTGCTGCTCGCGGTCCAGCCGCGCGAGGCGGAAGAAATCGCCGCGATACTTAGGGAAAACGGTTTCGCGGAGACGGCGCTGATCGGAAGGTTCGTCAAGGGTGAAGAAAAGCTGATCTTAAAGTAA
- a CDS encoding Lrp/AsnC family transcriptional regulator gives MRERQITLDETDWKILETLQDNARSTFTEIGQIVGLTAPAVRERIRRMEDEELIAGYRPVINYNVLGRPLHALISLKYKSASRAAERSEFSQLGLFKDIPGVLRSWLVTGDTECVIEAVTATMKELDAILVELNRLGFLTVTYMVLEDTGERNCRKL, from the coding sequence ATGAGAGAGAGACAGATAACGCTGGACGAGACAGACTGGAAAATACTTGAGACGCTGCAGGATAACGCCCGTTCCACCTTCACGGAGATCGGGCAGATCGTAGGGCTCACCGCTCCCGCCGTCAGAGAGCGGATCAGGCGTATGGAGGACGAAGAGCTGATCGCGGGATACAGGCCGGTCATCAACTACAATGTTCTCGGTCGTCCGCTGCACGCGCTGATCTCTCTTAAATACAAAAGCGCCTCACGCGCCGCGGAGCGCTCGGAGTTTTCGCAGCTCGGCCTTTTTAAGGATATTCCCGGTGTGCTGAGGTCCTGGCTGGTGACCGGCGACACGGAGTGCGTAATAGAGGCCGTCACCGCAACGATGAAGGAACTTGACGCGATACTCGTGGAGCTTAACAGGCTGGGCTTCCTCACCGTAACGTATATGGTACTTGAGGATACGGGAGAGAGAAACTGCCGCAAACTTTAA
- a CDS encoding LptF/LptG family permease, with amino-acid sequence MRALDRFILGELKAPFFFGLIAFTIILVAGGLLFQMADLIIQKGVSIDIVIRLFLYYMPRLVVFTIPMSCLLAALLGFGKLSANSELVALKSAGLSFQRIVRPVVIAAFFVSICAFFINESIVPMSERAAANVMKYEVLRESAPIFTQKVFLKEESDGVIKRVIYVDQMDNSTKDMKDVTVEEFEDGRLARIISAQRGKWVDGSWWLEDGAVYEIKKETKEVGLLFKFNRQALTLNLGPDEISTKSSSPDEMTIPELVTAVKLKEKMGEGTGDLWMALQLRIAVPWACLIFAMLGAALGSRPQRSSSGVGLGYSVIIIFVYYVIMSFSRALGESGTLPPFVAAWTANAVFLVISIWLCSRANRLG; translated from the coding sequence ATGAGGGCGCTCGACCGATTTATCCTGGGAGAGCTCAAGGCGCCCTTTTTCTTCGGGCTCATAGCCTTTACCATAATTCTTGTAGCCGGTGGCCTGCTCTTCCAGATGGCGGATCTTATCATCCAGAAGGGCGTCTCGATTGATATCGTGATCAGGCTTTTCCTGTACTACATGCCAAGACTCGTCGTCTTTACTATCCCCATGAGCTGCCTGCTCGCGGCGCTGCTGGGTTTTGGCAAACTTTCGGCGAACTCCGAGCTCGTGGCGCTTAAATCAGCTGGGCTCTCTTTTCAGCGTATCGTGCGTCCTGTGGTGATCGCGGCCTTCTTCGTCTCAATATGTGCCTTCTTCATCAACGAAAGCATTGTGCCGATGAGCGAACGTGCCGCGGCTAACGTGATGAAATACGAGGTCCTGCGCGAATCGGCGCCGATCTTTACGCAGAAGGTTTTCCTTAAAGAGGAGAGCGACGGCGTGATAAAGCGCGTGATCTACGTCGACCAGATGGATAATTCCACCAAGGACATGAAGGACGTGACGGTGGAAGAGTTTGAGGACGGCCGCCTCGCGCGGATAATATCGGCGCAGCGCGGCAAATGGGTGGACGGCAGCTGGTGGCTTGAGGACGGCGCGGTCTATGAGATAAAGAAAGAGACCAAAGAGGTGGGACTGCTCTTTAAGTTCAACCGTCAGGCGCTCACTCTCAATCTCGGACCGGACGAGATCTCCACCAAGTCCAGCTCTCCCGATGAGATGACGATCCCGGAGCTGGTAACCGCCGTGAAGCTCAAAGAGAAGATGGGCGAGGGTACTGGAGACCTTTGGATGGCGCTTCAGCTGAGGATCGCCGTTCCCTGGGCCTGCCTGATATTCGCGATGCTGGGAGCCGCGCTCGGTAGCCGGCCGCAGCGTTCAAGCTCGGGTGTGGGACTGGGATATAGCGTCATTATCATCTTTGTCTACTACGTGATAATGTCGTTCAGCCGGGCCTTAGGCGAGAGCGGCACGCTTCCGCCCTTTGTCGCCGCCTGGACGGCCAACGCGGTATTCCTTGTTATCTCCATCTGGCTCTGCTCACGGGCGAACAGGCTGGGATAA
- a CDS encoding HAD-IIIA family hydrolase, producing MIKLFAMDVDGTLTDGGIYMDGSGNELKRFDVQDGQGIALLLRSGVKVVFISGRYSAPTQQRGDNLKITRCINGTDDKLRNLRALAAEWGITAAETAYAGDDTPDIECIKWSGVGFAVANAHPSVIACADYVTDRCGGRGAVRECADRIIRLNSGEDR from the coding sequence TTGATTAAACTATTCGCGATGGACGTCGACGGCACTTTGACCGACGGCGGCATTTATATGGACGGCTCCGGCAACGAACTGAAACGTTTCGACGTTCAGGACGGGCAGGGGATAGCGCTGCTCCTGCGGAGCGGGGTCAAGGTCGTCTTTATCAGCGGCCGCTACTCGGCGCCGACGCAGCAGCGCGGCGACAATCTTAAGATAACGCGCTGCATCAACGGTACGGACGACAAGCTGCGGAACCTTCGCGCGCTCGCCGCCGAATGGGGGATAACCGCCGCGGAGACCGCCTACGCGGGAGACGACACGCCGGATATCGAATGTATCAAATGGTCCGGAGTTGGTTTCGCCGTCGCTAACGCCCATCCGTCGGTAATCGCATGCGCGGATTACGTCACGGACCGGTGCGGAGGCAGAGGCGCCGTGCGTGAGTGCGCGGACAGGATAATCAGGCTGAATAGTGGAGAAGACCGTTGA
- the lpxA gene encoding acyl-ACP--UDP-N-acetylglucosamine O-acyltransferase: protein MSVQIHPTAIVDKDAELGDNVNIGPYCIVDAKTKIGSGTILRAFSRVCDYTKLGSDCVIHEHAVIGGIPQDLSYKGEETWAVIGDRVVCREYVTINRAVGEGESTTVGDGCFIMEGVHFAHNVHVGRECTVANKAGLSGHVHVGDYVVIGGMTGFHQFTHIGSYCMVGGLSRITQDVPPYCLAAGIPMRVYDINKVGLRRRNIDIQTRRKIRDMYKLIYNSKLTVREGLRQVQEKYPDDHEAQMILDFAANSTRGFTPRMTQDWHHKTEDKVD, encoded by the coding sequence ATGAGCGTCCAAATACATCCGACAGCTATTGTGGACAAAGACGCGGAGTTAGGCGATAACGTAAATATAGGTCCTTATTGTATCGTCGACGCGAAGACAAAGATCGGCTCGGGAACAATACTAAGAGCCTTTTCCAGGGTCTGTGACTACACAAAACTTGGCTCTGACTGTGTCATCCATGAACACGCCGTGATCGGCGGCATACCGCAGGATCTCAGCTACAAGGGCGAGGAGACCTGGGCCGTCATCGGCGACAGGGTCGTCTGCCGCGAATATGTCACCATCAACCGCGCCGTCGGCGAGGGCGAGTCGACCACGGTGGGAGACGGCTGCTTCATTATGGAGGGGGTGCACTTCGCCCATAACGTCCATGTAGGCAGAGAATGTACGGTCGCAAACAAGGCCGGCCTATCGGGGCATGTGCATGTGGGAGATTACGTCGTTATCGGCGGCATGACCGGTTTTCATCAGTTCACGCATATCGGCTCATACTGCATGGTCGGCGGTCTTTCGCGTATCACGCAGGACGTCCCGCCCTATTGTCTCGCCGCGGGGATACCGATGCGCGTCTATGATATCAACAAGGTCGGACTGCGCCGCCGCAATATAGACATTCAGACGCGCCGGAAGATACGTGATATGTACAAGCTGATCTATAATTCAAAGCTCACCGTAAGGGAGGGGCTGCGCCAGGTACAGGAGAAATATCCTGACGACCATGAGGCGCAGATGATCCTTGACTTTGCGGCGAACAGTACAAGAGGCTTCACTCCGCGTATGACTCAGGACTGGCATCATAAGACAGAGGATAAAGTTGATTAA
- the fabZ gene encoding 3-hydroxyacyl-ACP dehydratase FabZ codes for MQIHINQIMELLPHRYPFLLVDRIEEIIDTGKLKQVTGYKNVSFNEPFFQGHFPDEPVMPGVLILESMGQVGAMLLKLQPEFQNGDRKLVYLTSIDNAKFRKPVKPGDQLRTTAKLKRRRGNMGKFEFVAKVDDEIVAEAEMGFVIASGLTLEAE; via the coding sequence ATGCAGATACACATCAATCAGATAATGGAGCTTCTTCCGCATCGTTATCCCTTTCTGCTTGTAGACAGGATCGAGGAGATCATCGACACAGGCAAATTAAAGCAGGTTACCGGCTATAAGAATGTATCTTTCAACGAACCGTTCTTTCAGGGACATTTTCCCGACGAACCGGTGATGCCGGGAGTCCTCATCCTTGAGTCGATGGGGCAGGTGGGAGCTATGCTCCTTAAGTTGCAGCCGGAATTCCAGAACGGCGACAGAAAGCTAGTATATCTGACATCAATAGACAACGCCAAGTTCCGCAAACCGGTGAAGCCTGGCGACCAGCTCCGCACCACCGCGAAGCTTAAACGCCGCCGCGGAAATATGGGCAAGTTTGAATTTGTCGCCAAGGTCGACGATGAGATAGTTGCCGAAGCCGAAATGGGTTTCGTCATCGCCTCCGGGTTGACGCTTGAGGCGGAATAG
- the lpxC gene encoding UDP-3-O-acyl-N-acetylglucosamine deacetylase, which produces MKTLKNEIKIGGVGLHSGEESTLWMRPCGAAGIYFRNNRGLSPVTEAVVEEDSRLTGFSLPNGAVVRTAEHLLAAIAGMGLEAVELELTGNEVPILDGSAFPFAEAIRDCGFEEIDGKRKKRAIAAPLFLEENDGGRLLAAAPAEKLTVTYIIDYSGTPIGTQKVKYDITSKTFYNIISKARTFGLTSELDYLKQNGLAKGGTLDNALVFDEKGLVGGQRLRFPLECVTHKVIDLLGDLTLAGEIPTAHYVAVAAGHSIHGKLTRRIKTLFP; this is translated from the coding sequence ATGAAGACGCTTAAGAATGAGATCAAGATAGGCGGGGTTGGACTGCACTCCGGCGAGGAATCTACGCTGTGGATGCGCCCATGCGGGGCCGCCGGCATCTATTTTCGCAATAACAGGGGCCTGTCTCCGGTGACGGAGGCCGTTGTGGAAGAGGACAGCCGCCTGACCGGTTTCTCGCTTCCGAACGGTGCCGTCGTGAGGACGGCCGAACATCTGCTTGCGGCAATCGCGGGAATGGGACTTGAGGCCGTTGAGCTCGAACTTACCGGCAATGAGGTTCCTATCCTTGACGGGAGCGCTTTCCCCTTTGCCGAGGCGATCAGGGATTGCGGTTTTGAAGAGATCGACGGAAAACGGAAGAAGCGTGCCATCGCGGCGCCTCTCTTTCTGGAAGAAAACGACGGCGGACGTCTGCTTGCCGCGGCTCCCGCGGAGAAGCTGACGGTCACATATATAATTGATTATTCGGGAACGCCGATCGGCACCCAAAAAGTCAAATATGATATCACAAGCAAGACTTTTTATAATATAATTTCTAAGGCCCGTACGTTTGGGCTTACCTCTGAGCTGGACTATCTGAAGCAAAACGGACTTGCGAAAGGCGGGACGCTGGATAATGCACTTGTCTTTGATGAAAAGGGACTGGTCGGCGGACAGCGGCTGCGTTTTCCGCTTGAGTGCGTGACACACAAGGTCATTGATTTGCTTGGAGACCTGACTTTAGCGGGAGAGATACCTACGGCCCATTATGTGGCCGTCGCGGCGGGGCACAGCATCCACGGGAAGCTGACGCGCCGTATAAAAACTTTGTTTCCCTAA
- the lpxD gene encoding UDP-3-O-(3-hydroxymyristoyl)glucosamine N-acyltransferase, translating into MSTITKSITLGQIAEMTHGEVKGDPNIKVSCICAPEKAGENSISPLWEKKFISQVKEGTVLFTKRGWIGDSCAGVEVDDPRVALIALLSYFDDTPARRAGISDRALIAGSAQLGDNVSVGAGTVIRDNVKIGDGTVIMENVVIDEYTEIGSSCLIEPGTMIYHHTKIGSRCVLHTNSVIGCEGFGFVPDPKAGLIKIPQIGIAHLDDGVEIGACSAVDRATFGETYIGPYAKIDSHVKIGHNCEIGAYTIVVAQSGIAGSTKIGRGVIMAAQSGASNHATIGDGCTVGGRGGVSSDIPAGSVVSGFPAQDHKKELRQQAAVRQLPDFMRSVRELAKKIERLEREHEDA; encoded by the coding sequence TTGAGTACGATAACAAAGAGCATTACGCTTGGCCAAATTGCGGAGATGACGCACGGAGAGGTGAAGGGTGATCCGAATATAAAGGTCTCCTGTATCTGCGCGCCGGAAAAGGCCGGAGAAAACAGTATTTCGCCGCTTTGGGAGAAAAAATTTATTTCGCAGGTGAAGGAGGGCACCGTTCTCTTTACTAAGAGGGGATGGATTGGCGACAGTTGTGCCGGCGTGGAGGTGGATGATCCGCGTGTGGCGCTGATCGCGCTGCTCAGCTATTTTGACGATACTCCCGCGCGCAGAGCCGGTATATCGGACCGCGCGCTCATCGCCGGTTCCGCGCAGCTTGGAGACAACGTCTCGGTGGGAGCGGGCACGGTTATACGCGATAACGTAAAGATTGGCGACGGTACTGTAATAATGGAAAACGTCGTCATTGACGAGTATACGGAGATCGGCAGCAGCTGCCTTATCGAGCCAGGCACGATGATATATCACCATACGAAGATTGGCAGCAGGTGCGTACTTCATACAAATTCCGTCATCGGCTGCGAGGGCTTCGGTTTTGTCCCCGATCCTAAAGCGGGTCTGATAAAGATTCCCCAGATAGGCATCGCTCACCTTGACGACGGGGTGGAGATAGGCGCCTGTTCGGCGGTTGACCGCGCGACCTTTGGAGAGACCTATATCGGTCCGTATGCAAAGATTGACAGCCATGTGAAGATCGGCCATAACTGCGAGATCGGCGCCTATACGATTGTCGTCGCGCAGTCCGGCATCGCAGGCAGCACGAAGATTGGCAGGGGCGTTATCATGGCGGCTCAGTCCGGCGCCTCGAACCACGCTACTATCGGGGACGGCTGTACGGTAGGCGGGCGGGGAGGCGTATCCTCCGATATCCCGGCGGGCTCCGTCGTATCGGGTTTCCCGGCGCAGGATCATAAAAAGGAGCTTCGCCAGCAGGCCGCCGTGAGACAGCTGCCGGATTTTATGCGCAGCGTAAGAGAGCTTGCGAAAAAGATCGAGCGCCTTGAGAGAGAACATGAAGACGCTTAA
- a CDS encoding POTRA domain-containing protein yields MLENAVENIPSAQTETVSPDKPQEPAPAPEEEDLTGPVIVSMDLQGNQEVNHDHIMSVVTSKVGQHVDEEKLRKDAEAIFELGFFNATDYKVTDEGDGVKVTFLVQENPKVGEIKFVGNTVYSEDKLKSAIFTQPGMIFNRTFFRNDLQRIKEKYQEDGYVMANVKDVKIDGDVITVEIIEPKISEIVIQGNKITKKKIIERYLKIKVGELFNANKLRLTLNRLQGLGYFSDVNVNFEPGENPDDVIIVLTVEEARTGKLGFNVAYGTQSGFGGGMSYENFNIGGAGLKLSVGFELGDREEYWLSFEQPYMSGKVAAWKVGIYKRAWDDVYYYDNDKQYLEYDRDKYGAFIGFGKKFRDESKYNWYMLLDWHNTKNDNVRERDGFREDFPNDAKRAQELKRIKEEELGEGTYYSATLSFRRFNIDEYLPYTRGDVESLSFQFGKANVEDTDYTYMKYWLESKFYFPVGNFLKDIFETTFLNGYEDKPVLFAARLIAGSSTGDVPYDEMYTVGGDTTLRGYDDDYYRGRNMVLGNFELRIPMQKMLSFVLFYDVGRAWDMGSYNSKGNDDWGSSPGIGIRLNTPLGNLRLDYADGDEGRFHFGFGELF; encoded by the coding sequence GTGCTGGAGAATGCGGTGGAAAACATCCCTTCGGCGCAGACTGAGACGGTATCTCCGGATAAACCGCAGGAACCGGCCCCCGCTCCTGAAGAGGAGGACCTTACCGGTCCTGTCATCGTAAGTATGGACCTCCAGGGCAATCAGGAGGTCAACCACGACCATATAATGAGCGTGGTAACCTCGAAGGTCGGACAGCACGTAGACGAAGAGAAGCTGCGAAAGGACGCCGAGGCTATCTTTGAACTCGGTTTCTTCAACGCTACGGACTATAAGGTAACCGACGAAGGCGACGGCGTAAAGGTCACTTTCCTCGTACAAGAAAACCCTAAAGTCGGAGAGATCAAATTTGTCGGCAACACCGTCTATTCCGAGGATAAGCTCAAGAGCGCGATCTTTACGCAGCCGGGCATGATATTCAACAGGACCTTCTTCCGTAACGACCTCCAGAGAATTAAGGAAAAATATCAGGAAGACGGCTATGTCATGGCAAACGTGAAGGATGTGAAGATTGACGGCGATGTCATCACCGTTGAAATCATTGAGCCTAAAATATCCGAGATCGTCATACAGGGAAACAAAATCACCAAAAAGAAGATCATCGAACGTTATCTGAAGATAAAGGTCGGCGAGCTTTTTAATGCCAACAAGCTTCGCCTGACACTGAACCGCCTGCAGGGGCTGGGATACTTCAGCGACGTCAACGTTAACTTCGAGCCGGGGGAGAATCCCGACGACGTGATAATCGTCCTTACCGTTGAGGAGGCGCGTACCGGCAAGCTAGGTTTCAACGTGGCCTACGGTACGCAGAGCGGTTTCGGCGGCGGTATGAGTTATGAAAACTTCAATATCGGCGGCGCAGGTCTGAAGCTCAGCGTCGGCTTCGAGCTGGGAGACAGAGAGGAATACTGGCTCTCCTTCGAACAGCCCTACATGAGCGGCAAGGTCGCAGCCTGGAAGGTCGGCATTTATAAACGGGCCTGGGACGATGTCTACTATTATGATAATGACAAACAGTACCTAGAATATGACAGGGATAAATATGGAGCCTTTATCGGCTTCGGAAAAAAGTTCAGAGACGAATCCAAGTATAACTGGTATATGTTGCTAGACTGGCATAATACGAAGAACGACAACGTTAGGGAGAGAGATGGTTTCCGTGAAGATTTCCCTAATGATGCCAAACGAGCCCAAGAGTTGAAAAGGATTAAAGAAGAAGAACTTGGTGAAGGTACTTACTATTCGGCAACGCTATCCTTCCGTAGGTTCAATATCGATGAATACTTACCATATACACGGGGAGACGTGGAAAGCCTCAGCTTCCAGTTCGGCAAGGCCAACGTTGAAGATACGGATTACACCTACATGAAATACTGGCTGGAGAGTAAATTCTACTTCCCGGTGGGTAATTTCCTCAAGGATATCTTTGAGACGACCTTCCTCAACGGTTATGAGGACAAGCCGGTGCTCTTCGCCGCACGCCTGATCGCAGGATCGTCTACTGGCGATGTTCCATATGATGAAATGTACACCGTCGGCGGCGATACTACACTGCGTGGATATGACGATGACTATTACCGCGGACGCAACATGGTCCTTGGCAACTTCGAGCTGCGTATTCCAATGCAGAAGATGCTGAGCTTCGTGTTGTTCTACGATGTAGGTCGTGCTTGGGATATGGGATCCTATAATTCAAAAGGCAACGACGACTGGGGTTCATCTCCCGGTATCGGTATCCGCCTGAATACCCCTCTGGGAAATTTGCGTCTTGACTACGCGGACGGCGACGAAGGCAGGTTCCATTTTGGCTTCGGAGAGCTGTTCTAA
- a CDS encoding sigma-70 family RNA polymerase sigma factor → MSTGAERNIDQRRDDSQLWRECAAGSEEAREELILANRPMVYWLAKKLKVPYSTYQDLIQEGMLALINAVDSFDVERNIRFSTFAYYKIRGRMINFLQRVEAKAPIPVEEAVLIDESADNSLLYNESSRSEWSIDLENALSQLSERESEIINALVMEGRVAREVADEKNIDISHVYRIRRKALAKLKSWLGIKESEATSGI, encoded by the coding sequence ATGAGTACAGGTGCGGAACGTAACATTGATCAACGGCGCGACGACTCCCAGTTATGGAGAGAATGTGCGGCCGGAAGCGAAGAGGCGAGGGAAGAATTGATCCTTGCCAATCGTCCTATGGTCTATTGGCTTGCAAAGAAATTAAAGGTCCCCTACAGCACATATCAGGATCTCATTCAGGAGGGGATGCTAGCTCTGATAAATGCCGTCGATTCTTTCGATGTTGAAAGGAATATCCGCTTTTCCACATTTGCCTATTACAAAATTCGCGGAAGAATGATCAACTTTCTCCAGCGCGTTGAGGCCAAAGCGCCGATTCCTGTTGAAGAGGCCGTACTTATTGATGAGAGCGCGGATAATTCCCTGCTTTATAATGAGTCGAGCCGCAGCGAATGGTCTATAGATCTGGAAAATGCGCTTTCGCAGCTTTCAGAGAGGGAATCCGAGATCATCAACGCCCTCGTCATGGAGGGGCGTGTCGCCCGCGAAGTGGCGGATGAGAAGAACATCGACATCAGCCATGTCTACCGTATAAGAAGAAAAGCGCTCGCGAAGCTAAAATCGTGGCTGGGAATAAAAGAATCCGAGGCCACATCGGGGATATAA
- a CDS encoding histidine phosphatase family protein, translated as MDKQNMVNEAPGLSAPIAGKKVFFVRHGKTEWNNLFRYQGVTDIPLCEEGREQARKTGLRFAGAEINAVISSPLSRAYETAENIAAHHAGIKVERLNLLEEVNFGEWEGLTVKEIKERFGEELFYKWRSNQLHVDAPGGESMEKLYERSAQVAKILLERPEDNIVVVGHGAMLRGLFLPMLGLPRSNIFWKTRIDNCSISAFSVEAGNRFVLAYLNDMLHLKMSEAVVTSMPIL; from the coding sequence TTGGATAAGCAAAATATGGTAAACGAGGCTCCAGGGCTCAGCGCGCCGATCGCGGGCAAGAAGGTTTTTTTTGTACGCCATGGAAAGACGGAATGGAACAACCTGTTTCGTTATCAGGGCGTCACCGATATCCCGCTATGCGAGGAGGGACGCGAGCAGGCCCGCAAGACGGGGCTGCGCTTCGCCGGCGCGGAGATAAACGCGGTGATCAGCAGCCCGCTCTCCCGCGCCTATGAGACAGCGGAGAATATCGCGGCACACCACGCGGGCATTAAGGTTGAAAGGCTGAATCTTCTGGAAGAGGTAAACTTCGGCGAGTGGGAGGGACTTACAGTCAAGGAGATAAAAGAGCGCTTCGGCGAAGAGCTCTTTTATAAATGGCGCAGCAACCAGCTGCATGTCGACGCGCCCGGCGGAGAGAGCATGGAGAAGCTGTATGAGAGGTCCGCGCAGGTTGCAAAAATACTGCTGGAGCGGCCAGAAGATAATATCGTCGTCGTCGGCCACGGTGCGATGCTGCGCGGGCTGTTCTTGCCGATGCTTGGACTGCCGCGGTCAAACATATTTTGGAAAACACGCATCGATAATTGTTCTATATCAGCGTTCAGCGTGGAGGCGGGAAACAGATTCGTCCTCGCCTATCTCAACGATATGCTACATCTGAAGATGAGCGAGGCCGTGGTAACTTCAATGCCGATATTATAG